The genomic segment TACTTGTTTTACGTGCGCAGCCAAGCGACCTACGTGCTCGGCTTCGACCCGCACACCAGCGCGATGTTCTCGCGCTACCCCGAGTTCAGCGAAGCCAACGCCACCATCTACCGCAAGCACGCTCTGGCGCCCATGAAGGTATTCAAGGCCTGCTTTGGCTTTGGTTCCCTGGTTTTCGGCCTGACGGTGTTCGCTGCGCTGGACCTGGTCGAGGTGTACATGGTGCTGCGGCTGGTGCTGCAGAATGCCATCTTCTACGGCTATTTGCGGCCCCTGCAGCGGCGCGCGTCCAAGGCGGCGTTCGAAGAGATGGGCGTGCACCTGCCGGACCAAGCGCCTGCGGCGGCGTGAGATTCCGGCGGCTGGCGCCGTCTTTCTCGTTTGGCGGAGGCCTGCGGCGCCGCTAGGCTGGAGCCGTGCGCTGGTCCCGTCACACCCTGGTATCCGTCGCGGCACTTTGCTTCGCCCTCGGTCCCGGCGTCAGCAGCGATGCATCCGCATCCATCTGGCCGAACTCTGCAGTGCGCATCGAACGCCAGCTGCAGAGTGACGACGCCGGGCAGCGACGACGAGCTGCGAACAAGCTGGCTGGCCTCAGCCCCGGCGCAGGTCGTCGTCTCGTGGACCGCGCGCTAGCCGATCCAGATGCCGATGTGCGCCTCGCCGCCGCCGCCGCCGCGCGACAGCTGGCGCATCGTGGGGCTAGCGCCCACGTCGTGCCCTGGCTCAGCGATTCGGACCAGCGATTGCGCGTCGCTGCTGCCGAGCTCTTGGCGTGGAGCCCCAACCCGCGGGCCATCACTGCGCTCGGGCGCGCGCTGGCGGATCCGGACCCCTTGGTGCGTGGACTTGCAGCACGCGCGCTGGGCGCCAGTGGCCAGCCTGAAGCGACGTTGCCGCTGCTTGGACACCTGGATGACTCGGCGCCTCAAGTGCGTCGCGACGTCGTGCTGGCGCTGGGGCGCCTGGCCGACGCCCGCGCGGTGGTTCCGCTGATCGGCAAGATCCAGGACGGACGACCCGAGGTGCGGCGAGCAGTCGTGTTTGCTCTGGGTGAGCTGGGCGACGTGCGCGCGGCCAGCGCCCTCGTGCTGTCCCTGCGTGACAACGAAGATGCCGTGCGCATCGCCGCGCTGGAAGCCCTCGGTCGTCTCGGCGACCCGCAGTCGGCACTGGCCATCGAAACCGTGGCGGCTCAGGACGACGTTCCGGCTCCGGTGCGTGCTGCAGCGCTCGCCAGCTTGGCTCAACTCGGCAGCCCCCAAGCTCTCGATCGCGTCGTCCAAGCGTTGGCGCGAGATGACTCGCGGGAAGCGGCGCTGCAAGCGTTGACGACGGCAGGGACGGCGGCCGCGAAGCGGCTCGAGGCGTGCGTGAAGTCCGAGTCGAACAGCGAGATTGCCGACGGTTGTGCGCTGGCACTCGCTCAACTCGGTCGTCCCGCGGCCGCGGCGCTAGTGCGCGAAGCCATGCGTCGCGGCAACGTGAGTCCCACGGCCGGGTTGCCCGCTTTGGGGCAGCTCGGCGCTTCGGCTTACTTGCCCGTGGTGCTCGAGTACTTGGAGTCCAAGGACGGAGCGTTGCGCCGCATCGCCATGGCGGCGGCGGGGGATCTGCTCGATCCGGCGAAACCCGACGGGCGCGCGGTGGAGCCGCTGCGTCGCGCCCTATCCCGCGCGGACGCCGGCTCCACCGAGTTCGTCTCGCTGGTACATCTGCTTGGACGCTCGGGCTCAGCTCGCGCAGCGCCGGTCCTGGTTCCCTTGGCAGAGCACTCCGACAACGTGCACGTGCAGAGCGTCGCCCTGGAGGCGCTGGGCCATACGTCAGGCCCGGGCGCGGACCGCGCGCTGCTCGCGGCATTGGATGCAGAAGAAGCCCATGTGCGCATGGCTGCGGCAGTCGCACTGTGGCGCGCGGGAACTGGAGCCACGGCGCGTCTGCTCTTGGAGAGGGTCGAGCGAGCGGCGGAACAGGATCGCGTTGCCGTCGCCCTGGCGCTGTCCGGTGCCCTGTCCCGTACGAAGAGCAAGGACGACGTGTTGAGGGCCGCCCGGGTCTTGCAGGGGAGTCGAGGGGGCCAGCGCGATGCACTGATCGAGGCTTTGGCGCGCAGCCCCGGTGGCGCTGGCTTGGAGCGACTGGGCGAGCTGGCACGCGCCAGCGTGGATGCGGCCGACCGCGCGAAGATTGCGGAGTGCGTCGCAAGCCGTTCCGACGCGCTGCCGCTGCTCCGCAGTCTGAGCACCGACGTGGACGCCGCGGTGCGTGCGAACGCACTGTGGGCGCTCGGATGGGTGGGGACACGTGACGACGTTTCCGCCCTGGCCAAGGCAACGAAGGATCGCGACGCCGCGGCTGCGAACGACGCGGCGGTGTCTTTGGGCAGACTCGGCAACGCTTGTCGCTCGAGGCGGACGTCCAGCGTTCGCTGTGTGCATCCTGGCTCCGTTCGCAGCGCCGTTCGCAGCGGCGCGCTGCGGGCTTCGCCTCGCGGGCGCCCGCTGCGGCGAAGAAGAACGTCGCTTGCTTTCCCAGGATGACGCAGAAGCGGTGCGCATCGCCGCGGCGATGTTGCTGGCAGAGGTTCGAGCAAGGACCTGGCAAAGGACAAGCGCGCGCTCGCTCATTGCGTCGCAGAAGAGGTTTCGAGTGCGGTTGCGGTCCGCTGTCTGCCCGCACCCGGGCGCGCCGCCCCCAGGGCGCGCAGGCTCAGCCATCGGCGTCTTCGTGGTGCCCGTGGGCCAGTCGGCGCCCGTCGCGGGAGCCAGCTATGCGCTGCGGCTGGCCGACGGCAGCGTGCGCGTTGGCCGCGCCGACAGGCGTGGCCAAGTGCTGGAACTCAACGCGCCACCCGGTGAAGTCAGTCTCGTCGCGGTCGACGAACTACTGCGCTAGACCGCGCGCCATCCAGTAGAAAAGATCCGCGCGCCGTCCCGAGTCTCAGGCGAGCATGCAATGTCGCCACGGCGCGTTCAGCCACCAGCGGCGCAGCGCATGGCGCACTGCAGATCGCCAGGCGGGCAACCGCAGGCGCTCTTTGGTTTCGGGGCAGGCTTGGGTGCTGCTGCGGGGCCAGGCTTGGGCGCGGCGGCGGCGCCGGGCTTCGGCTTGCCAACCGGGCCGGTGTAGCGCTTGGCAGTTCCCGAGGGTTTGTCTGGCGGCTTCTCGCCGTTCTCGTCGGCGGTACCGGTTGCGGGCGGCTTGGCTGCCACCGTCGCTTCCGGCGTCGGCGTCGGTGCGGGCGTCGGTGCAGGCGCAGGCGTCGCGGCTGCCGTGGGCGGCGGAGGGGGGGCTTCCTTCGAAGACGTGACGATGATGGCCACCGCGATGACGATGGCCGCGAACGCGATCCCCGCACCAATGAACAATCCTGTCTTGCTCTTGTGCTGCGGAGGCGGCACCGAGAGTTGCGCTTGCGCCAGGCCGCCACCGAGCGGTGCACTGCCGAGGGGAGGCGCAAAGCCCAGGGGAACTGGCGCAGCGATGGGATCGGCAGCCGGGGCACTGGCTTCGGCTTGGCTGGTCAGCGCCTTGAGATCGATGAGGCCCGAATCCTCCCGCGTGCCGCCGCCGCTTTGCCCCGGAGATGAGGAATCGCGTGCTGCAGTCAGGGCACTGAGCGAGAACAACACCGACGATTCGTTGCGCGCTCCGGTTGCCGGATCTGCGGTCGGCGCGGAAGCGACCGCCGGTGCCGGTGCGCTCGTCGCGACATCGGCTTCGCCTCCCGCCTGATCGAACCCGCCAAACAGATCGGCGGTTGCGCTGCGCCCAGGCGCGGTCGCGGCGCGAACAGCGTCTGCGGCTGCACCTTGATCCCAAGGGGCCGCGCCTCCGCTGAAATCCGGAGCGGGTGCCGCAGCTGCAGCCGGCGCGGCGAAGGGAGAGGGAGTCGGCGCCGGCGCCGGTGCAGCAACCGGCGCAGGCTCGGGTGCGGGTGCAACCTCAGCCGGCGCGGACGCTCCGTGAAGCGCTTCGACGATCTCCGGCACTTCGCCGAGTGCCGTCCAGTCTGCCATCCCCTCTGCCCAGATGTACGTCTCGGCAGTGACTTGCCCGGCGTTGTACGCTTCGATCAACTCGTGCAGCTGCATGTTGCGCTGATCGTTGTCGCCAAAGTCCACCGAGTACTCGCGGCCTCCGCCCGCAGGCGCCGCTGCTGCAGCGGGTCCGGATGCGGCCGCTGCGAAGGAGGGTTGCTCTGCCTGTACGGAGGATGCGTCGGCTGCGTAGACGCTTGGTGGATTCACCTTGCCGTCGATGACGATCGTGGTGCTGCATTTTCGACATCGGATCTTGGCGAGCCGGTTTTCGACCTTGTCATCAGCGATGGAGTACTTTGCCGCGCACGAAGGGCAGGAAATCTTCACTGTTGGGCCTTCCTGAGGAATGCGGGCGACCGAGCGCCCAGGCAATCACGGGTGGGTTTGTGCATATATTATCAAGAGATACGCTTTGGCCCTCATTTCGGTCTGAACCCCGGGCCGGAGCACATTTCTAGCACCTGGAGCCCGGTTCGGAAAAGAGCCGCACTGACTGTGAGAAACCGCGATGGCCCTCGACCCTTGGGAAACGGGTGCTGCTCGGGGGCGCGATCCTCGGGCTTGCCGCGCCAGGTCGCACGCTCTCCGATGCGGTGCCGTTGGAAAACTTCGACGCTGCCGGAATTCTGCGGAATTTTTTTCGTGTGGACTTCGGATTCTCACGTGCATCCGCCAAAAATTCAGATAAATTGCCGCGTCCCGAACCGGGCAGCCGGCCGGGTTTGAAAGGGGTCCTGATGCTCGACACTCAATCTTCGCCCTCGAACCCGAAAGCAGATGAGCTCTTCCCTGAGCTCCTGACCAAGAAGCCCGCGGCGGCCGCGCCGAAGTCAGTTCCAGCGCCGCCCAGCCTGCGCAGCCAGGCTCCGACGTCGCTCGTGGGCAAGCCGGCGCCGCGCATTCCAGCGCCGCCCAGCCAGCGCATTCCAGCGCCGCCTAGCCAGCGTATTCCGGCCCCGCCGAGCAGCCGCGCGGCTAGCGCTCCGAGCCTGCCGCCGGTCGCTCCGTCTGCAAAGTCCATCGCGCCGCTGCCGCCCAGCATGCGCAAGCCGGTCGTCGAGGCAACGACCGTCGTTGAAGAGCATGAGCTGGTGGACGAAGACGAGGTCGAGACCGTCGACGCCCGTGAGATCGGCGAAGAGAGCGAGACAGTGCCCCTTGCCGTTGCCGACAACACGACTCAGGACGTGCTCGAGGCTGCCGCAGGTGCGTCAGACCTGGATAGCTTGGGTGCGAGCCTGCCGCAGCGCGCGATTCTTCCCAAGTACGACGCGGAACTCGATGACGGTCCTACCGTCGCGCTGCCGTCGTCCGTGGTCAATCCGCCGCCCACCTCCCGTCCCAGCGTCGGCGCTTCGCGCCCTGCACCGCTGAAGAGCGCGCCGCTGCCCCCGCTGCCCTCCGTGCCTTCGTCCAGCGCGCCGTCCACGCCCATGTCGAGTGCACCATCGACCCCGTTGCCACTTTCCGCGCTTGGCGCGAAGCGCGCACCGGCGCCGCCCGCCAGCGCCCGCGTTCCCAGCGCGTTGCTGAAGGCCGGCGCGAGCGCGCCCCCGTCGCTATCGCTTCCGCCCGCGGCGCTCGCAGCGCCGAGCGTGGATTCCAGCCGCCTGTCGAGCATTCCGCCGGTGGCCGAGTCCTTGCTGCCGCCGGCCGCTCCGAAGAAGCGCAGCGTGTTGCCTTGGCTGTTCGCGGCCGCCGCAGTGCTCGCCGTAGGTGCTGCCGGCGCCACGGGCCTCGTGATGTACAAGGGCAGCGCGCTAGGGTTCGGCACTGCCGGCAACGGCACGCTGGTCGTCACAGCCGCTGGTACGGGTGGCAAGGCCATCCAAGGCCTGAGCGTGATGGTGGACGGTGAGAAGAAGTGCAGCGCGTCCCCCTGTCGCATCGATGGCGTCAAAGCAGGCACGCGCCTCGTGTCCGCCACGGCGCCGGGCTACGAAGCCACAGCTGCTCGGGCCCTGAGTGTCACCGCGGGAGAAGAGAGCGCTCTGCACGTGGAGCTGAACGCCGAGACCGTGAGCGCACCCGCCAAGGTGGCGAACGAGGAGGCCAAGCCGAGCGAGGAGACCAGCGAGGCCAAGGTCGAGACAAAGAATGCCGCGCCGAAGAGCGACGAGCCGTCACGCACGACGGACAAGTCGAGCGTCAAGCCGGCATCGGCGAAGGCCGAGCCGAAGACAGCCGCGGCCACGGCGGAGAAGGCGGACAAGGCGGACAAGGCGGACAAGGCCGCCGCCATGGGCACGCTGAACATCAACTCCATCCCGCGTGCGAATGTCGTTCTCGACGGTCGGCCCATGGGCATGACTCCAGTGATGGGCGTATCCGTCAGCCCGGGCAACCACACCGTGGTGTTCGTGCATCCGGAGCAGGGGCGCAAGGTTGCTGGCGCTTCGGTGGAAGCGGGCAAGACCGCGACCGTCGGCGTTCGCTTCTGATCGGGATGCCAAGGGCGCGTCGCAGGAGCGGGCGCCCTTCTGCCGCTGGTAGCGCCTGCCCTAGGCGCGCGCTCGACTAGCCGCCGCCTGTAGCGAAGAGCGCAACGTCGAGCGCCTCGAGGCGCTCGACCAGCTCGGGGTTGATCCCGTCGAACTCGAGGGCGCGCTTCAACTCGTCGCGTGCACTGACCAGATCACCCTCGTCGATGGCGCGCACCGCCTTGCGTGCGCACGTTTTCGCGCCGGCCGTCTTGCACAAGTCGGGCAGGGAGCGTGTCTCGCCGGGTGCCAGGGAAGGGGAGCGCTTCGGTAGCTGCGAAATGTCGAGACGCAGCTGCCCCTTCTCCACCCCCATGTCGTAGCGCACTCGCAGCTCGGGGTCGGCGAGGACTCGATACGCTTCGGCGCCGCGACGGAAGATGCGTTGGACCTGCGAGCGAAGTTCGACGCTGGCGTCCGCATGCAAGTCCGGGTGGAACGCGAGGGCGAACTCGCGATAGGCCAGGCGGATGCTGTCCGTACTCGCAATCGGCAGCACACCCAGGATCTCGTAGTAGTTCGCGTCATCCAGGACGGCGTCCCACTCTTGAATGCGATCGGCGTTCGCGGGAGCGGTCATCCGGTCACGTTGTAGTGCGCCTGACGCTGCGTCATCGACGCAACCTCACCCGCGTGCGGCACGGCGACGAGCCGGACTGCGGCGTGGGCTTCCCGTCCCGACGCGACGTCGCGGGCGCGCACGTTGAGCAGCCCGTCGGTGTCGAGGGCGAAGGTGACCGCGATGCTCGTGGCGCCTCGAGGGGCGGGTGCCAGGCCCGAGAGCTCTACCTCGCCCAAGAGCGCGTTGTCGGAGAAATGGTTGGACTCCCCTTGCGCGACGCGAATGCGCACACTGGTCTGGTTGTCCATCGCCGTCGCAAAGTTGCGTGTCTCCTCACAGGGAACGGGTGTGTTGCGCGTGATGATCGTGTCGCAATAGCCGCCGACGGTCTCGAGCAGAAGCGAAAGCGGTGTGACATCGACCAAGAGCGGTGTGCCACCGACGGGCATGTCTTGGATCCTGGGCGCCTGCGCCATCGGCGCGGGCACGAAGGGCGCTGGCGCGTGCGCGGGCACGAAGGGCGCTGGCGCGTGCGCGGGCACGAAGGGCGCTGGCGCGTGCGCGTGCGCCGCAGGAGCCGGCGCATAGGCCGCGGGGGACATC from the Polyangiaceae bacterium genome contains:
- a CDS encoding J domain-containing protein codes for the protein MTAPANADRIQEWDAVLDDANYYEILGVLPIASTDSIRLAYREFALAFHPDLHADASVELRSQVQRIFRRGAEAYRVLADPELRVRYDMGVEKGQLRLDISQLPKRSPSLAPGETRSLPDLCKTAGAKTCARKAVRAIDEGDLVSARDELKRALEFDGINPELVERLEALDVALFATGGG
- a CDS encoding HEAT repeat domain-containing protein, whose amino-acid sequence is MRWSRHTLVSVAALCFALGPGVSSDASASIWPNSAVRIERQLQSDDAGQRRRAANKLAGLSPGAGRRLVDRALADPDADVRLAAAAAARQLAHRGASAHVVPWLSDSDQRLRVAAAELLAWSPNPRAITALGRALADPDPLVRGLAARALGASGQPEATLPLLGHLDDSAPQVRRDVVLALGRLADARAVVPLIGKIQDGRPEVRRAVVFALGELGDVRAASALVLSLRDNEDAVRIAALEALGRLGDPQSALAIETVAAQDDVPAPVRAAALASLAQLGSPQALDRVVQALARDDSREAALQALTTAGTAAAKRLEACVKSESNSEIADGCALALAQLGRPAAAALVREAMRRGNVSPTAGLPALGQLGASAYLPVVLEYLESKDGALRRIAMAAAGDLLDPAKPDGRAVEPLRRALSRADAGSTEFVSLVHLLGRSGSARAAPVLVPLAEHSDNVHVQSVALEALGHTSGPGADRALLAALDAEEAHVRMAAAVALWRAGTGATARLLLERVERAAEQDRVAVALALSGALSRTKSKDDVLRAARVLQGSRGGQRDALIEALARSPGGAGLERLGELARASVDAADRAKIAECVASRSDALPLLRSLSTDVDAAVRANALWALGWVGTRDDVSALAKATKDRDAAAANDAAVSLGRLGNACRSRRTSSVRCVHPGSVRSAVRSGALRASPRGRPLRRRRTSLAFPG
- a CDS encoding PEGA domain-containing protein, with the translated sequence MLDTQSSPSNPKADELFPELLTKKPAAAAPKSVPAPPSLRSQAPTSLVGKPAPRIPAPPSQRIPAPPSQRIPAPPSSRAASAPSLPPVAPSAKSIAPLPPSMRKPVVEATTVVEEHELVDEDEVETVDAREIGEESETVPLAVADNTTQDVLEAAAGASDLDSLGASLPQRAILPKYDAELDDGPTVALPSSVVNPPPTSRPSVGASRPAPLKSAPLPPLPSVPSSSAPSTPMSSAPSTPLPLSALGAKRAPAPPASARVPSALLKAGASAPPSLSLPPAALAAPSVDSSRLSSIPPVAESLLPPAAPKKRSVLPWLFAAAAVLAVGAAGATGLVMYKGSALGFGTAGNGTLVVTAAGTGGKAIQGLSVMVDGEKKCSASPCRIDGVKAGTRLVSATAPGYEATAARALSVTAGEESALHVELNAETVSAPAKVANEEAKPSEETSEAKVETKNAAPKSDEPSRTTDKSSVKPASAKAEPKTAAATAEKADKADKADKAAAMGTLNINSIPRANVVLDGRPMGMTPVMGVSVSPGNHTVVFVHPEQGRKVAGASVEAGKTATVGVRF
- a CDS encoding zinc-ribbon domain-containing protein, which produces MKISCPSCAAKYSIADDKVENRLAKIRCRKCSTTIVIDGKVNPPSVYAADASSVQAEQPSFAAAASGPAAAAAPAGGGREYSVDFGDNDQRNMQLHELIEAYNAGQVTAETYIWAEGMADWTALGEVPEIVEALHGASAPAEVAPAPEPAPVAAPAPAPTPSPFAAPAAAAAPAPDFSGGAAPWDQGAAADAVRAATAPGRSATADLFGGFDQAGGEADVATSAPAPAVASAPTADPATGARNESSVLFSLSALTAARDSSSPGQSGGGTREDSGLIDLKALTSQAEASAPAADPIAAPVPLGFAPPLGSAPLGGGLAQAQLSVPPPQHKSKTGLFIGAGIAFAAIVIAVAIIVTSSKEAPPPPPTAAATPAPAPTPAPTPTPEATVAAKPPATGTADENGEKPPDKPSGTAKRYTGPVGKPKPGAAAAPKPGPAAAPKPAPKPKSACGCPPGDLQCAMRCAAGG